From the genome of Triticum aestivum cultivar Chinese Spring chromosome 3B, IWGSC CS RefSeq v2.1, whole genome shotgun sequence, one region includes:
- the LOC123070598 gene encoding trihelix transcription factor ASIL2: MDGKLPPPNPNLPYREDCWSEGETAALVDAWGSRYIDLNRGSLRQPQWREVADAVNTRPGASARRRPPRTDIQCKNRVDTLKKKYKAERARGGPSPWPFFRQLDVLVGPTLSAAAAKKPSPPRALPMLRRRMSPSRSPSPPSPAPPMALPLPNYRRGSNLPAADLFHKAAAAAAAADSDSDDGYNNNNNYDDDEGSQQSASRSVSSHSGGNGPPVLGGGGGGGGGNKRKRGGAGGFGELAMAMETFAEMYERMEAAKQRHAEEMEKQRIKFLKDLELKRMQAFVDMQLQLSRVKQAKNGTSEMLMSLAALPFLSNPAYL; encoded by the coding sequence ATGGACGGGAAGCTGCCGCCGCCCAACCCCAACCTCCCGTACCGGGAGGACTGCTGGAGCGAGGGCGAGACGGCCGCCCTCGTCGACGCCTGGGGGTCGCGATACATCGACCTCAACCGCGGCAGCCTCCGCCAGCCGCAGTGGCGCGAGGTCGCCGACGCCGTCAACACCCGCCCGGGGgcctccgcgcgccgccggcccCCGCGCACCGACATCCAGTGCAAGAACCGGGTCGATACCCTCAAGAAGAAGTACAAGGCCGAGCGGGCGCGGGGCGGGCCCTCGCCCTGGCCCTTCTTCCGCCAGCTCGACGTCCTCGTCGGCCCGACCCTctcggccgccgccgccaagaagccctccccgccccgcgcgcttcccatgCTGCGGAGGCGCATGTCGCCCTCTcgctccccgtcgccgccctcgccggcgccgccgatgGCGCTCCCCCTGCCCAACTACCGCCGCGGGTCCAACCTCCCGGCCGCTGACCTATTCCATAAGGCCGCCGCAGCTGCGGCTGCCGCGGATTCCGACTCGGACGATGGctacaataacaacaacaactaTGACGACGACGAGGGCTCGCAGCAATCGGCCTCGCGCTCAGTGTCGTCTCACTCTGGTGGTAACGGTCCTCCTGTTCTTggcggtggtgggggcggcggtggcggcaacaAAAGGAAGAGGGGCGGGGCCGGAGGTTTTGGGGAGCTAGCGATGGCTATGGAGACATTCGCTGAGATGTATGAGCGCATGGAGGCTGCCAAGCAGAGGCATGCAGAGGAGATGGAGAAGCAGCGGATCAAGTTCCTCAAGGATCTGGAACTCAAGCGGATGCAGGCTTTCGTGGACATGCAGCttcaactttcgagggtaaagcaAGCCAAGAACGGTACCTCGGAGATGCTCATGTCTCTTGCTGCACTGCCGTTCCTCAGCAACCCTGCTTACCTCTGA